The following proteins are co-located in the Trichormus variabilis 0441 genome:
- a CDS encoding efflux RND transporter periplasmic adaptor subunit codes for MKQQTYPATSQLINTKLQFSGEISAHRQIFPDWQCAKHSLFVACLLSVGVLTASCGSLPKETAEAQSQQRRGGERGGVAPVDVAIARRERLETQPEYTGTTTPFRTISLRSQVEARLLALNLDVGDTVRRGQNVGQLDDIILSTDLKQAEAELAALESEVARATTQVSNARTQVERARLEVVQAEADAQRQERLFKEGAISEQAAEQARTQAKTATQALRAATEQVRTEEQAVAAAKGRVFAQKAVVAQTKERRSYTRLTSPLNGVITERVTEPGNLLQAGGEVLKIADLSQIKVVVQVSELELGQIQVGQSVQVRLDAFPDREITGRVTRISPTADATARLIPVEVVIPNSQGNIGSGLLARVNFASQTPERVVVSQTAIQREGRNQQSAPKTPRQSQNQNGTLYVVTDSQGKPTVTARTVTLGKSADGKVEILSGLQPGEQYVARSGRPLKDGENVRLSILSERNPARN; via the coding sequence ATGAAACAGCAAACTTACCCAGCGACAAGCCAGTTAATAAATACAAAATTACAATTTAGCGGTGAAATATCTGCCCACAGACAGATATTTCCTGACTGGCAATGTGCAAAACATAGCTTATTTGTTGCTTGTTTGTTGAGTGTGGGTGTACTAACAGCAAGTTGCGGTTCTTTACCCAAAGAAACAGCCGAAGCCCAATCTCAGCAACGTAGAGGTGGAGAACGAGGTGGGGTAGCACCTGTAGATGTGGCGATCGCCCGTAGAGAGAGGCTAGAGACACAACCAGAGTATACAGGTACAACCACACCATTTAGAACAATATCGTTGCGATCGCAGGTAGAAGCCAGACTCTTAGCTTTGAACTTAGATGTAGGTGACACAGTTAGACGAGGGCAGAACGTCGGACAACTAGATGACATCATATTATCCACAGACCTCAAGCAAGCAGAAGCCGAACTCGCAGCTTTGGAATCAGAAGTAGCTAGAGCGACAACCCAGGTAAGTAATGCCCGCACCCAAGTGGAACGGGCAAGACTCGAAGTAGTACAGGCTGAAGCAGATGCCCAACGTCAAGAGAGATTATTTAAAGAAGGAGCTATATCCGAGCAAGCCGCCGAGCAAGCACGGACACAAGCAAAAACAGCTACTCAAGCACTCCGCGCAGCTACTGAGCAAGTCCGAACCGAAGAACAAGCAGTTGCGGCTGCCAAAGGTAGAGTATTTGCCCAAAAAGCCGTAGTTGCCCAAACAAAAGAACGCCGCTCATATACACGCCTCACATCCCCCCTTAATGGTGTGATCACCGAGAGAGTCACAGAGCCAGGTAATCTCTTACAAGCTGGAGGAGAAGTTTTAAAAATTGCTGACTTGAGCCAAATTAAAGTAGTAGTGCAAGTCTCCGAATTAGAACTAGGACAAATTCAAGTCGGACAATCTGTACAAGTACGCTTAGATGCCTTCCCAGACCGAGAAATCACTGGTAGAGTCACCCGTATTTCCCCCACCGCCGATGCTACAGCTCGTTTAATACCAGTAGAAGTAGTAATTCCTAATAGTCAAGGCAATATTGGTAGTGGATTGCTAGCAAGAGTTAACTTTGCCAGTCAAACTCCAGAACGAGTGGTAGTCTCACAAACAGCCATTCAAAGGGAAGGCAGAAACCAGCAATCCGCCCCAAAAACCCCAAGACAATCACAAAATCAAAACGGCACACTGTACGTAGTTACGGATAGCCAAGGCAAGCCAACTGTCACAGCCCGTACAGTCACTTTAGGAAAAAGTGCTGATGGCAAAGTAGAAATTTTATCTGGCTTACAACCTGGAGAGCAATACGTCGCACGTAGTGGTAGACCCTTAAAAGATGGGGAAAATGTACGTCTTTCAATTCTTTCAGAGCGAAACCCTGCGAGGAATTAA
- a CDS encoding choice-of-anchor I family protein translates to MSNKTPPAFISGLWGSFRATNLWHNINKSGISYYIQTMTIQKLIAIIAPSFILLGAMLAPAEATTLKPIGTYSTGLFEQGGAEIPAYDPVSQRLFVVNGGTSSIDVISISDPTKPSFLFNIGIQDYGRGVNSVAFKNGLLAAAIEDFTPQNPGKAVFFDVNGNLINSVNVGALPDMLTFTPDGKRVLVANEGEPNTNYTVDPEGSVSIINIADFSVIHAGFSQFNSQIDQLRAGGVRIFGPNATVAQDLEPEYITVSPDSTKAWISLQENNAIATLDLITNEITNINPLGFKDHSLPGNGFDASDRDNAINISNWPVLGMYQPDGIASYTVNGKTYIVTANEGDARDYAGFSEVVRLGSNQYLLDPTVFPNASVLKNTANLGRLNVTRTLGDENKNGSFEKIYSYGARSFSIWESDQTTGKLKLVFDSGDQFEQIIAQRLPAFFNSNNTENSFDTRSDDKGPEPEDVKIAKINGRFYAFVGLERVGGVMVYDITNPAKPVFVDYANNRDFTVPLQNPGGKTNPLAGDLGPEGLLFISAADSPNQKPLLITANEISGTTTIYSLDIETVPEPGTMLALGAVVSTTILRVKRKR, encoded by the coding sequence ATGAGTAATAAAACTCCGCCAGCCTTCATTTCAGGCTTGTGGGGAAGTTTTCGTGCTACGAATTTGTGGCACAACATCAACAAATCAGGCATTAGTTATTATATCCAAACCATGACTATCCAAAAGCTTATCGCCATAATAGCTCCATCTTTTATTCTGTTAGGAGCAATGTTGGCTCCAGCAGAAGCAACTACCCTCAAACCGATAGGTACTTATAGTACAGGTCTATTTGAGCAGGGTGGTGCAGAAATTCCAGCTTATGATCCTGTAAGTCAAAGGCTATTTGTGGTTAATGGGGGGACTAGTAGTATTGATGTCATCAGTATTAGTGATCCGACTAAACCCTCATTCTTGTTTAATATCGGTATTCAAGACTACGGTAGAGGGGTTAATAGCGTCGCTTTTAAGAATGGCTTACTGGCCGCAGCTATTGAAGATTTCACGCCCCAAAATCCGGGTAAAGCTGTATTTTTTGATGTTAATGGCAACTTAATCAATTCTGTAAATGTTGGAGCATTGCCAGATATGCTCACTTTTACACCAGATGGCAAACGTGTCTTAGTAGCCAATGAAGGTGAACCGAATACCAACTATACAGTTGATCCAGAAGGCTCAGTTAGCATTATTAATATAGCTGACTTTAGTGTCATCCATGCTGGTTTTAGTCAATTCAACAGTCAAATCGATCAGTTACGGGCAGGTGGAGTAAGAATTTTTGGCCCTAACGCTACTGTTGCTCAGGATTTAGAGCCAGAGTATATAACCGTTTCCCCTGATTCTACTAAGGCTTGGATATCGTTGCAAGAAAATAATGCGATCGCCACCTTAGACCTGATTACAAATGAGATTACCAATATCAACCCTTTGGGCTTTAAGGATCATAGCCTGCCAGGGAATGGTTTTGATGCTAGCGATCGCGATAATGCTATTAATATCTCTAATTGGCCTGTCTTGGGAATGTATCAACCCGATGGCATAGCTTCCTATACAGTGAATGGCAAGACTTATATTGTCACCGCTAATGAAGGTGATGCCAGGGATTACGCTGGTTTCAGTGAAGTAGTGCGCCTGGGTAGTAATCAGTATCTGCTTGATCCTACAGTGTTTCCGAATGCTAGTGTTTTAAAAAACACTGCTAATTTAGGTCGTCTCAATGTCACTAGAACTTTAGGCGATGAAAACAAAAATGGTTCGTTTGAAAAGATTTACTCCTATGGTGCGCGTTCTTTCTCTATTTGGGAATCGGATCAGACTACGGGTAAGTTAAAGTTAGTGTTTGATAGTGGCGACCAATTTGAACAAATTATTGCCCAACGTCTACCCGCGTTTTTCAACTCAAATAATACTGAGAATAGTTTTGATACCCGTAGCGATGACAAAGGGCCAGAACCAGAAGACGTAAAGATTGCCAAAATTAACGGTCGCTTTTACGCCTTTGTTGGCTTGGAACGGGTGGGAGGTGTGATGGTATATGACATTACTAACCCAGCCAAACCTGTTTTTGTAGACTATGCTAACAATCGTGATTTTACAGTTCCTTTACAAAATCCAGGTGGTAAGACTAACCCATTAGCCGGAGATTTAGGCCCAGAAGGCTTACTATTTATCTCAGCTGCTGATAGTCCCAATCAGAAGCCTTTGTTAATTACCGCCAATGAGATCAGTGGAACAACTACCATCTACTCTCTGGATATAGAAACAGTCCCTGAACCCGGAACTATGCTTGCTTTAGGTGCTGTTGTTTCAACTACCATCCTGAGAGTAAAGCGCAAACGCTAA
- a CDS encoding phycobiliprotein lyase: protein MKSLSKLAHTVDESQIIEFFQESVGQWRSQRRYYTLPDGETKEMVSMITIRFLEQGCDELQELAQIHELAESVFLICGAEVTWCSTDVLKNRSESQGSTLFGALGNTLYRDRGFATSKPVTAQYNFPNPKTLYLRTEYNGSVFEEELKLIGSKYRTRQTIISRAGEQLMIGQYIEKRI, encoded by the coding sequence GTGAAATCGCTGTCAAAACTTGCACACACCGTTGATGAATCCCAAATCATCGAGTTTTTTCAAGAGTCGGTTGGTCAGTGGCGTTCGCAAAGGCGTTATTATACTCTCCCTGACGGTGAAACCAAGGAGATGGTGAGTATGATTACTATCCGATTTTTGGAACAAGGTTGCGATGAATTACAAGAACTGGCTCAGATACATGAATTAGCTGAGTCAGTTTTTTTGATCTGTGGTGCAGAGGTGACATGGTGCAGTACAGATGTTCTAAAAAACAGGAGTGAGTCTCAAGGTTCCACACTATTTGGTGCTTTAGGAAACACCTTGTACCGCGATCGCGGTTTTGCCACATCTAAACCAGTCACAGCCCAGTATAATTTTCCTAACCCCAAAACCTTATATTTGCGAACCGAATACAATGGTTCAGTATTTGAGGAAGAATTAAAGTTAATTGGTAGCAAATATCGCACCAGACAAACTATTATTTCTCGTGCTGGTGAGCAATTAATGATAGGTCAGTATATAGAAAAGAGAATATAG